The proteins below are encoded in one region of Tomitella fengzijianii:
- a CDS encoding dihydrofolate reductase: MIWAQARGGVIGASGTMPWHLPEDLAHFKAVTAGHPVIMGRATWDSLPPRFRPLPGRRNIVVTRDRGWHADGATAVHSTADALAEASPAPSREVWVTGGAQIYSALLPHAELCAVTEIDVDVAGDTLAPVLGTDWFDAAPSEWHVSERSGLRYRFRTLRRRAPGIAAADPDAGHPDAGHPDPGLPADR, translated from the coding sequence ATGATCTGGGCGCAGGCGCGCGGCGGCGTGATCGGCGCGAGCGGCACGATGCCGTGGCACCTGCCCGAAGACCTGGCCCACTTCAAGGCGGTCACCGCCGGGCATCCGGTGATCATGGGGCGGGCCACGTGGGATTCGCTCCCGCCGCGTTTCCGGCCTCTGCCCGGGCGCCGCAACATCGTGGTCACCCGCGATCGTGGCTGGCACGCCGACGGCGCCACCGCGGTCCACTCGACGGCGGACGCGCTGGCGGAAGCGAGTCCGGCGCCCTCGCGCGAGGTCTGGGTCACGGGCGGAGCCCAGATCTATTCGGCGCTGCTCCCCCACGCGGAACTCTGCGCAGTGACGGAGATCGACGTCGACGTCGCGGGCGACACCCTCGCGCCCGTGCTCGGTACGGACTGGTTCGACGCCGCACCCTCCGAGTGGCACGTGTCCGAGCGGTCGGGCCTGCGCTATCGATTCCGGACGCTGCGCCGGCGGGCTCCCGGCATCGCGGCCGCGGACCCCGACGCGGGCCACCCTGACGCCGGGCACCCCGACCCCGGCCTCCCCGCCGACCGATGA
- a CDS encoding thymidylate synthase, whose amino-acid sequence MTTAYEDLLQHVLEHGTPKSDRTGTGTRSVFGHQMRFDLQAGFPLVTTKRVHLKSIVYELLWFLRGDSNVQYLRDHGVRIWDEWARPDGSLGPIYGVQWRSWPTPSGEHVDQIAQVIETLRSDPDSRRMLVSAWNVGEIPRMALPPCHAFFQFYAADGRLSCQLYQRSADLFLGVPFNIASYALLTHMVAQQAGLEPGEFIWTGGDCHIYDNHVEQVRTQLEREPYPSPTLRLTQRPTISEYTYEDVELVDYRHHPRISAPVAV is encoded by the coding sequence ATCACGACGGCGTACGAGGACCTGCTGCAGCACGTCCTCGAGCACGGCACCCCCAAGTCCGACCGCACCGGCACCGGCACGCGTTCGGTGTTCGGCCATCAGATGCGTTTCGACCTTCAGGCCGGGTTCCCCCTGGTCACCACCAAGCGCGTGCATCTCAAGTCCATCGTCTACGAGCTCCTGTGGTTCCTGCGGGGCGACTCCAACGTGCAGTATCTGCGCGACCACGGCGTGCGGATCTGGGACGAGTGGGCCCGGCCGGACGGTTCGCTGGGCCCCATCTACGGCGTGCAGTGGCGTTCCTGGCCCACACCGTCCGGGGAGCACGTGGATCAGATCGCGCAGGTCATCGAGACGCTCAGGTCCGACCCCGATTCGCGCCGCATGCTCGTCTCCGCGTGGAACGTCGGGGAGATCCCGCGGATGGCCTTGCCCCCGTGCCACGCGTTCTTCCAGTTCTATGCCGCCGACGGCCGTCTTTCCTGCCAGTTGTACCAGCGCAGCGCGGACCTGTTCCTGGGCGTCCCCTTCAACATCGCCAGCTACGCGCTGCTGACCCACATGGTGGCGCAGCAGGCGGGCTTGGAGCCCGGGGAGTTCATCTGGACCGGCGGCGACTGCCACATCTACGACAACCATGTCGAGCAGGTGCGCACGCAGCTGGAGCGCGAGCCGTACCCGTCCCCCACCCTGCGCCTGACGCAGCGCCCCACGATCTCCGAATACACCTACGAGGACGTCGAGCTGGTCGACTACCGCCACCATCCGCGGATCTCCGCCCCCGTGGCGGTCTGA
- a CDS encoding plastocyanin/azurin family copper-binding protein produces MFTETQPERPRARRRTRPRSVAALLCAAIAFITLAACSSGTSRTASLDDVPPGTVVITGMQFAPADITVQVGDTVTWQFRDNGVPHDVTSTDESGAVAADPVLDSGQKKRGEYTHTFTEPGRYTYMCTLHPDMTGVVTVTQ; encoded by the coding sequence GTGTTCACCGAGACCCAGCCCGAACGTCCTCGTGCCCGCCGTCGCACTCGTCCGCGCAGCGTGGCCGCGCTGCTGTGCGCGGCGATCGCCTTCATCACGCTCGCGGCCTGCTCCAGCGGGACGAGTAGGACCGCCTCGCTCGACGACGTGCCGCCGGGGACGGTCGTCATCACCGGCATGCAGTTCGCGCCCGCCGACATCACCGTGCAGGTGGGCGACACCGTCACCTGGCAGTTCCGCGACAACGGCGTGCCCCACGATGTGACCAGCACGGACGAGTCCGGGGCCGTCGCCGCGGATCCGGTGCTGGACAGCGGCCAGAAGAAGCGCGGGGAGTACACCCACACCTTCACCGAACCCGGCCGCTACACCTACATGTGCACGCTGCACCCGGATATGACCGGCGTGGTCACGGTGACGCAGTGA
- a CDS encoding glycoside hydrolase family 25 protein has translation MLKNLLRRSMVPLSAAAMLLALAPGTAAAEQGVDVSSWQHPGGQGVNWFSVRGSGQQFAMVKATEGLTYVNPYFVQDSLGIRAAGLARGTYHYADVTADPVAQAVFYSTVVLGQNGPLDLPPVIDMEDARGQSAQHIIGWLHSYLDTVQALTGRQPMIYTGAWFWRSHMANTTEFSEYPLWIADYNGGSGPTLPLPGGWQDWAFWQYSDAGSVPGISGNVDVNHYSGAAGPFARLSNSDALGSMGSLGSAASAGVAGVLGNKAGS, from the coding sequence ATGCTGAAGAACCTGTTGCGCCGCTCGATGGTTCCGCTGTCCGCAGCGGCGATGCTGCTGGCGCTCGCCCCCGGGACCGCGGCCGCAGAACAGGGCGTCGACGTCTCGTCCTGGCAGCACCCGGGAGGCCAGGGCGTCAACTGGTTCTCCGTGCGCGGCAGCGGACAGCAGTTCGCGATGGTCAAGGCCACCGAGGGGCTCACCTACGTCAACCCGTACTTCGTGCAGGATTCCCTGGGCATCCGCGCCGCCGGGCTGGCGCGCGGCACCTACCACTACGCGGACGTCACCGCGGATCCCGTCGCGCAGGCGGTCTTCTACTCGACGGTGGTCCTGGGGCAGAACGGCCCGCTCGACCTCCCGCCGGTGATCGATATGGAGGACGCGCGCGGTCAATCCGCACAGCACATCATCGGTTGGCTGCACTCGTACCTGGACACCGTCCAGGCGCTGACCGGGCGTCAGCCGATGATCTACACGGGCGCATGGTTCTGGCGGTCCCACATGGCGAACACGACGGAGTTCTCCGAGTATCCGCTGTGGATCGCCGACTACAACGGCGGCAGCGGCCCCACCCTGCCGCTGCCGGGAGGCTGGCAGGACTGGGCGTTCTGGCAGTACTCCGACGCCGGCAGCGTCCCCGGCATCTCCGGCAACGTCGACGTGAACCACTACAGCGGAGCCGCCGGTCCGTTCGCGCGTCTGTCCAACAGCGACGCACTCGGCTCCATGGGCTCGCTCGGCTCCGCTGCGTCGGCCGGAGTGGCCGGCGTCCTCGGGAACAAGGCGGGTTCCTGA
- a CDS encoding NAD(P)H-dependent glycerol-3-phosphate dehydrogenase — protein sequence MSRPVRVVVLGSGSWGTTVASLAAHNTRTTLWCRRSEVAEEINSDHRNRQYLGERPLPDALDATDDIEFAASQADVLVVGVPSSAVRATLTEVAPTLRAWVPVLSLVKGLEAGSRMRPTQVVGECLPGHPVGLLAGPNIASEIIDGMAAAAVIATQDEHVATALQPLFAAPRFRVYRNTDVLGCELGGVLKNIVAIAAGMAEGLAVGDNTRAMVLARGLAEMMQLGEAMGADPRTFMGLTGMGDLIATCMSPASRNRRIGEALARGLTVAEAAKELGQVAEGVKTAPIVMQLADEFGIDMPIAAEVEAVVAGRHTPEQAYAGLGTVPPGTDQHESA from the coding sequence ATGTCCCGTCCAGTGCGGGTAGTGGTGTTGGGGTCGGGGTCGTGGGGTACCACCGTCGCGAGCCTGGCCGCCCACAACACGCGGACCACGCTGTGGTGCCGCCGTTCCGAGGTGGCGGAGGAGATCAATTCCGACCACCGCAACCGCCAGTACCTCGGGGAGCGGCCGCTGCCGGACGCTCTCGACGCGACCGACGATATCGAGTTCGCCGCCTCGCAGGCGGACGTGCTCGTCGTCGGCGTTCCGTCGTCGGCGGTTCGCGCCACGCTCACCGAGGTGGCGCCGACGCTGCGCGCATGGGTCCCCGTCCTCTCGCTCGTGAAGGGGCTCGAGGCCGGCAGCCGCATGCGGCCCACACAGGTGGTCGGCGAGTGCCTTCCCGGGCACCCCGTCGGGCTGCTGGCGGGCCCCAACATCGCGAGCGAGATCATCGACGGGATGGCCGCCGCGGCGGTCATCGCCACCCAGGACGAGCACGTGGCCACTGCGCTGCAGCCGCTGTTCGCCGCGCCCCGCTTCCGCGTCTACCGCAATACGGACGTGCTCGGTTGCGAGCTCGGCGGGGTTCTCAAGAACATCGTCGCCATCGCGGCGGGCATGGCGGAGGGGCTCGCGGTCGGCGACAACACGCGGGCGATGGTGCTGGCGCGCGGACTGGCGGAGATGATGCAGCTCGGCGAGGCGATGGGCGCCGATCCGCGCACGTTCATGGGACTCACCGGCATGGGCGATCTGATCGCCACGTGCATGAGCCCGGCGTCGCGGAACCGCCGCATCGGTGAGGCGCTGGCGCGGGGCCTGACGGTGGCCGAGGCGGCCAAGGAGCTGGGGCAGGTCGCGGAGGGTGTGAAGACGGCGCCGATCGTGATGCAACTGGCCGACGAGTTCGGGATCGACATGCCCATCGCCGCCGAAGTCGAAGCGGTCGTCGCCGGCCGCCACACCCCGGAGCAGGCCTATGCGGGGCTCGGCACGGTCCCACCGGGCACTGATCAGCACGAGAGCGCCTGA
- a CDS encoding VanZ family protein, translating to MAVLIPVSVVMLFSPGSTVPSGPPNSDKLVHAGLFAALAVASLVAGAGWRTAAAALLAYAAVSEVLQDVLPIHRNGDLRDVLADAVGIACGIVLALLLRRFRASLGK from the coding sequence TTGGCGGTTCTGATCCCCGTCAGTGTCGTCATGCTCTTCTCCCCCGGCTCGACGGTCCCGAGTGGGCCGCCGAACTCCGACAAGCTGGTGCATGCGGGCCTTTTCGCCGCGCTGGCGGTCGCGTCCCTCGTCGCCGGTGCAGGATGGCGGACCGCTGCGGCCGCCCTCCTCGCCTACGCTGCCGTGTCGGAGGTGCTGCAGGACGTCCTGCCCATCCACCGCAACGGCGACCTTCGCGACGTCCTCGCCGATGCGGTGGGGATCGCGTGCGGGATCGTCCTCGCTTTACTCCTCCGTCGATTTCGCGCTTCCCTTGGCAAGTGA